A genome region from Dolichospermum compactum NIES-806 includes the following:
- a CDS encoding Npun_F5560 family protein, translating to MSQSDIPNIQELSTEISQLRQDLQLRDQLVQQLSQELFRLVKGNTNFTPPKSEPEIDSSQLQALRDQIQSVEQQVTFYQEQITNRDTEIYQLRQSVQELTDRSRMLEQVVQELPQIYRRKFEERMTPVRDKVTILQRENRQLQAELQSVSYRLALKNRYTNHSGIDLPTFPRSETTADSIAAPQNA from the coding sequence GTGAGCCAATCTGATATACCAAACATCCAAGAACTGTCTACGGAAATATCCCAGTTGCGCCAGGACTTGCAACTGCGTGATCAATTAGTTCAACAGTTATCACAGGAACTATTTCGGCTAGTCAAGGGTAATACTAACTTTACACCACCAAAATCTGAGCCAGAGATAGATTCTAGTCAATTGCAAGCCTTAAGAGATCAAATCCAATCTGTAGAACAGCAGGTAACGTTCTACCAAGAACAAATAACGAATCGTGATACAGAGATATATCAATTACGCCAGTCTGTACAAGAACTAACTGATCGTAGTCGAATGTTAGAGCAAGTAGTACAAGAACTACCCCAAATTTACCGTCGTAAGTTTGAGGAACGCATGACACCAGTACGAGACAAAGTAACAATACTACAACGAGAAAATCGCCAATTGCAAGCCGAATTGCAAAGTGTGAGTTATCGTTTAGCGCTAAAAAACCGCTACACAAATCATAGTGGTATTGATTTACCAACTTTTCCTCGTTCAGAAACGACAGCCGATAGTATAGCTGCTCCCCAGAATGCGTAA
- the rpsF gene encoding 30S ribosomal protein S6, with product MTTVYETMYILRPDLGDEQVVQQIAKYENLIREHGAENIEIQNRGKRRLAYEIQRHRDGIYIQLNYTGPGTVIAIMERGMRLSEEVIRYMTVKQEVHQEKPGQEVVAA from the coding sequence ATGACCACAGTTTACGAAACCATGTACATCCTGCGTCCTGACTTGGGAGATGAACAGGTAGTACAACAAATTGCTAAATACGAAAACCTCATTCGTGAACACGGCGCTGAAAATATTGAAATTCAAAACCGTGGTAAGCGTCGTCTAGCTTATGAAATTCAAAGACATCGTGATGGCATTTATATTCAACTCAACTACACAGGTCCTGGAACAGTAATCGCTATCATGGAACGGGGGATGCGATTGAGCGAAGAAGTAATTCGTTATATGACCGTCAAACAAGAAGTTCACCAAGAAAAACCAGGACAAGAAGTTGTAGCAGCTTAA